In Mycoavidus cysteinexigens, a genomic segment contains:
- a CDS encoding DUF4054 domain-containing protein, which yields MAITPADVKARFPVLDAVEDAQLQLLIDDTRPFFNIERWGKFYPRGACLLVAHFWTLQQKFDKGETAPIHAVTSRKAGEVQLSYASPSPLEMQDAWLASTNYGQQYLSLRKQVGFGALVV from the coding sequence ATGGCTATTACGCCCGCTGACGTTAAAGCGCGCTTTCCTGTGCTCGATGCCGTGGAGGATGCGCAGCTTCAACTCCTGATTGACGATACGCGCCCCTTCTTTAATATCGAACGCTGGGGCAAATTTTACCCGCGGGGGGCGTGCTTGCTGGTCGCTCATTTTTGGACCCTGCAGCAGAAGTTTGATAAAGGCGAAACGGCTCCGATTCATGCCGTGACGTCTCGTAAAGCGGGCGAGGTTCAGCTTAGCTATGCCTCTCCCAGCCCGCTAGAGATGCAAGATGCGTGGCTCGCGAGCACCAACTATGGCCAACAATATCTTAGCTTACGCAAGCAGGTGGGCTTTGGTGCGCTCGTGGTGTGA
- a CDS encoding DUF2184 domain-containing protein: MSNQMIADALNRTSLLRTPEFTLDSSHALAFLTGQLEFVETQIYQKKRAPLDYEALIPISTAAGQWATSITYRMKDFAGQGQRHSGKGDDIPRVDVHYQKNTIPVVSGAIGYAYTFDELRMSAKLNLAIDQDRAEAAFYAYRAHLNQVGLFGEKELTGLFNSPSVPQVQAGLGSWTTATPEQVLKELNEAITQVWTQTKRNSTPNTIILPGSHYAHLASTPRSKGSDKTILQYVRENNIAKAEKNIDIDFRGGIDLDRAGQNQSARMVVYEKDPVNLVFHIPMPLMFHAPEQRGMELLVNGEYKYSGVEFRYPKSALYIDGI; this comes from the coding sequence ATGTCTAATCAAATGATTGCCGATGCGCTCAACCGCACCTCCCTTTTACGCACGCCAGAATTTACTCTAGATTCATCTCACGCCCTCGCCTTCTTAACCGGCCAGCTTGAATTCGTTGAAACTCAGATTTATCAGAAAAAGCGCGCGCCGCTCGATTATGAGGCACTGATCCCTATTTCAACCGCAGCCGGTCAATGGGCCACTTCGATTACCTATCGCATGAAGGATTTTGCCGGTCAAGGCCAGCGCCATAGCGGCAAAGGCGATGATATTCCTCGCGTCGATGTTCATTATCAGAAAAATACCATACCGGTCGTCTCAGGAGCGATTGGCTATGCCTATACGTTTGATGAGTTGCGCATGTCCGCTAAATTAAACTTAGCGATTGATCAGGATCGCGCTGAAGCCGCTTTTTATGCCTATCGCGCCCATCTCAACCAGGTGGGATTATTTGGCGAAAAAGAACTTACGGGTTTATTCAACTCTCCCTCTGTCCCTCAAGTACAAGCGGGTCTCGGTAGCTGGACAACGGCGACGCCTGAACAGGTTTTAAAAGAACTCAATGAAGCGATTACGCAAGTTTGGACACAGACCAAGCGCAATAGCACACCCAATACGATTATTCTGCCAGGCTCTCACTATGCTCATCTCGCGAGCACTCCACGCAGCAAAGGATCGGATAAAACTATTTTGCAGTACGTGCGCGAAAACAACATCGCCAAAGCCGAGAAGAATATCGATATTGACTTTAGAGGCGGCATTGACCTCGATCGCGCGGGTCAAAATCAAAGCGCTCGCATGGTCGTCTACGAAAAAGATCCCGTTAACCTCGTCTTTCATATCCCCATGCCCCTGATGTTCCATGCGCCTGAGCAACGTGGAATGGAATTACTTGTTAACGGCGAATACAAATACTCCGGTGTTGAATTCCGCTATCCGAAATCGGCTTTGTATATCGACGGGATTTAA